One Candidatus Krumholzibacteriia bacterium DNA segment encodes these proteins:
- a CDS encoding PorV/PorQ family protein, which yields MRRVVLAICLAGLVAPAAAHGGSYGTELPFVAGAGARASGMGLAGTSLTGTPASQYANPATLALQEYRQLELYRTTLFDSKSSYLAAAYAHPSLDFGAFGLSLLRVGVGGIEERDDFNTLLSSDLTSTDTRILLGYGAAVTRALALGVNLKIDHQQLAGASGTGIGADLGAVASHTFAGDGLLRSARAGVMLENVVEPSVKLDAEDVSDPMRISAGASLDALADRFGITAAVDVVSPRYSPFQFRAGLEVDYDGLVALRAGLDDDTPTFGLGAGYRSVRLDYAFRDEELGANHRFSVAVAFGASTSERRQTRQERQDAEMHARLRERIREFENGQRQHLVARADSLFAAGNYAAADEQYGAVLAWDPSDTRAVGLQSECRFHLEVAQARQGEAAGDYPTALYHFRRAEQFRDGDAGVTDGILLCEQRIQEGHDRAAMVQTLLSRSIDLYASGQLTEALPGFREVLRTDPGNALAREYERKTTVSIQSVVEQNITRARTRAERGDFPGAMESIEQARALAPQDERVAAELAAIQKRQQSQSTKDAHAVTATPPEPAYDATVDEAVLLSRYREGIRLFEQGNFEAATRELLVVWTAAPGFHDVADTLARAYLFLGMQAYSKGSYDEAIASWEHVLTIDPGNAKARRYLKSSREEASRLGAGRP from the coding sequence ATGAGGCGTGTCGTTCTGGCAATTTGTCTGGCCGGGCTCGTCGCACCGGCGGCGGCGCACGGCGGCTCTTACGGCACCGAGCTCCCGTTCGTTGCGGGGGCGGGCGCGCGCGCGTCCGGAATGGGTCTCGCGGGCACGTCGCTCACGGGGACGCCGGCGTCGCAGTATGCCAACCCGGCCACGCTGGCCTTGCAGGAGTACCGCCAGCTCGAACTCTACCGGACGACCCTGTTCGATTCCAAATCGTCGTACCTGGCGGCCGCGTACGCCCACCCCAGCCTGGACTTCGGCGCCTTCGGACTCAGCCTGCTCCGCGTGGGCGTGGGCGGCATCGAGGAACGCGACGACTTCAACACGCTGCTCTCATCCGATCTGACGAGCACCGACACGCGCATCCTGCTCGGATACGGGGCCGCCGTGACGCGCGCACTGGCGCTGGGCGTGAACCTGAAGATCGACCACCAGCAACTCGCAGGCGCCAGCGGGACGGGCATCGGCGCGGACCTGGGTGCGGTTGCCAGCCATACCTTTGCGGGTGACGGTTTGCTGCGCTCCGCGCGCGCGGGCGTCATGCTCGAGAACGTGGTGGAGCCCTCGGTGAAACTGGACGCCGAGGACGTGAGCGACCCCATGCGCATCTCGGCAGGTGCGTCGCTGGACGCACTCGCCGATCGATTCGGAATCACGGCGGCCGTGGACGTGGTGAGCCCGCGCTACTCACCCTTCCAGTTCCGGGCGGGCCTGGAGGTGGACTACGACGGGCTGGTGGCGCTGCGCGCGGGGCTCGACGACGACACCCCCACCTTCGGCCTTGGCGCCGGCTACCGCAGCGTGCGCCTCGACTATGCCTTCCGCGACGAGGAACTCGGCGCCAACCACCGCTTCTCAGTGGCGGTGGCCTTCGGTGCCTCCACCTCCGAACGCAGGCAGACCCGCCAGGAGCGCCAGGACGCGGAAATGCACGCCCGCCTGCGCGAGCGCATCCGCGAGTTCGAGAACGGGCAACGGCAACACCTGGTGGCTCGCGCGGACAGCCTGTTTGCGGCCGGGAACTACGCCGCGGCGGACGAACAGTACGGCGCGGTGCTGGCCTGGGATCCGTCTGACACGCGCGCGGTGGGATTGCAGAGCGAATGTCGTTTCCATTTGGAGGTCGCGCAGGCACGGCAAGGCGAAGCCGCGGGCGATTACCCCACCGCACTCTACCACTTCCGGCGCGCGGAGCAGTTCCGCGACGGCGACGCGGGCGTTACCGATGGCATCCTTCTCTGCGAACAACGCATCCAGGAGGGTCATGACCGCGCCGCCATGGTTCAGACCCTGCTCAGCCGGTCAATCGATCTCTACGCATCGGGGCAGCTCACCGAGGCCCTGCCAGGATTCCGGGAAGTCCTGCGCACCGACCCCGGCAACGCGCTCGCGCGCGAGTACGAGCGCAAGACAACGGTCAGCATCCAGTCGGTCGTGGAACAGAATATCACCCGCGCGCGCACACGCGCGGAGCGCGGGGACTTCCCCGGCGCAATGGAATCCATCGAGCAGGCACGCGCGCTCGCCCCGCAGGACGAACGTGTGGCAGCGGAACTGGCGGCGATACAGAAGCGCCAGCAGTCTCAATCGACGAAGGACGCACACGCGGTCACCGCCACCCCGCCGGAGCCCGCGTACGACGCGACCGTCGACGAGGCCGTGCTCCTGTCCCGCTACCGCGAGGGGATCCGGCTCTTCGAACAGGGTAATTTTGAGGCGGCGACCCGGGAGCTGCTCGTGGTGTGGACGGCCGCACCGGGATTCCACGACGTCGCGGATACCCTGGCGCGTGCATACCTCTTTCTTGGCATGCAGGCGTACTCGAAGGGGAGCTACGACGAGGCGATCGCCAGCTGGGAGCACGTACTCACCATCGACCCCGGCAACGCCAAGGCGCGGCGGTATCTCAAGAGTTCACGGGAGGAGGCGAGCCGCCTGGGCGCGGGCCGGCCGTGA
- a CDS encoding SpoIIE family protein phosphatase, translated as MKTPLFQSLRVQLLAGAALLLAITVGAVGYALTLNQRRSLTETMIQTVVLQGRNVALSGEKSLLRPDPEFELCPLVTRVMSEVPDIQLLVVADRNGVVQGHRDPSRVGKPFVYEDGGAIAVASPSVRGDETLRESTSAYLLATPVFGGTSKVGTVYLTVSKRALLEQQRRSLLLTIRLSAAALLAGLLLAVLFFTRISRPMGTLMQGLDALARDLSFSIVMPTRNEFRVVADAFNRMAREIQGAQRELLAKERLAHEVELARQIQESLVPRSVADAGRFEIGFHYESAYEVGGDYLDIIPVDGSRVFFVMADVSGKGVAGMVVMAMTRVLVRQFAGSGSPPREVLIRLNQALAGNIRRNMFVTAFVGVLDIDRGEFAYSNAGHNPLVVYHEGRRVATDKRLDGVPLGIFTTDRFAETVADYSTSLAPGDVVLLYTDGLTESLDTARKQFSLQRVIDIATDQGHLGARHLVRRLVAAEKRSRGEAAQADDITLLAFGIAIRERSAVGSTG; from the coding sequence ATGAAGACTCCGCTGTTCCAGTCGCTTCGCGTGCAACTACTCGCGGGCGCCGCTCTGCTGCTGGCGATCACCGTGGGTGCGGTGGGCTATGCGCTCACCCTGAACCAGCGGCGATCCCTCACCGAGACGATGATCCAGACCGTGGTGTTGCAGGGCCGCAACGTTGCGCTGTCCGGCGAGAAGTCCCTCCTGCGCCCCGATCCCGAGTTTGAATTGTGCCCGCTGGTGACACGCGTCATGAGTGAAGTTCCCGACATACAGTTGCTGGTGGTGGCGGACCGGAACGGCGTGGTGCAGGGTCACCGGGACCCGTCCCGCGTCGGCAAGCCGTTTGTCTACGAAGACGGCGGTGCCATCGCCGTTGCGTCGCCGTCCGTGCGCGGGGACGAAACGCTTCGCGAAAGCACCAGCGCCTATCTGCTCGCCACACCCGTTTTCGGCGGCACCAGCAAGGTCGGCACCGTGTACCTCACGGTCTCCAAGCGCGCGCTGCTCGAGCAGCAGCGCAGGTCGCTCCTGCTCACCATTCGCTTGAGTGCTGCGGCGCTGCTGGCGGGGCTGCTGCTGGCCGTTCTGTTCTTCACGCGCATCTCGCGCCCGATGGGCACGCTCATGCAGGGCCTCGATGCACTCGCACGCGACCTGTCCTTCAGCATCGTGATGCCGACGCGCAACGAATTCCGTGTGGTCGCCGACGCGTTCAACCGCATGGCCCGCGAGATCCAGGGGGCCCAGCGCGAGTTGCTGGCCAAGGAGCGTCTCGCCCACGAGGTGGAGCTGGCGCGCCAGATCCAGGAGTCGCTGGTGCCACGCTCGGTGGCAGACGCGGGACGCTTCGAGATCGGTTTTCACTATGAGTCCGCGTACGAAGTGGGCGGCGACTACCTGGACATCATCCCGGTCGATGGTTCGCGGGTGTTCTTTGTCATGGCCGACGTTTCCGGCAAGGGCGTTGCGGGCATGGTGGTCATGGCAATGACCCGGGTGCTGGTGCGTCAGTTCGCTGGATCGGGGTCGCCGCCACGCGAAGTCCTCATACGGCTCAACCAGGCGCTGGCCGGGAACATCCGTCGCAACATGTTCGTTACCGCTTTCGTCGGTGTGCTCGACATCGATCGGGGCGAGTTTGCGTACTCCAACGCCGGACACAACCCCCTTGTCGTCTACCACGAGGGTCGCCGGGTCGCCACTGACAAGAGACTGGATGGCGTCCCGCTGGGCATCTTCACGACGGATCGCTTTGCCGAAACGGTGGCGGACTACTCTACCTCGCTCGCCCCCGGCGACGTGGTCCTCCTCTACACCGACGGGCTCACAGAGTCGCTGGACACAGCCAGGAAACAATTTTCGCTGCAACGCGTAATCGACATCGCAACCGACCAGGGTCACCTGGGGGCACGGCATCTGGTGCGCCGCCTGGTGGCCGCGGAGAAGCGCTCACGCGGCGAGGCAGCGCAGGCCGATGACATCACGCTGCTCGCCTTCGGCATAGCGATCCGCGAGCGCAGCGCGGTGGGGAGCACGGGCTGA
- a CDS encoding tyrosine phenol-lyase, producing MLQKRSWAEPWKVKMVEHLRMTTREERERAIAEAGFNTFLLPSQYVYIDLLTDSGTSAMSDTQWAGLLKGDEAYAGSMNFYHLEAAVRKFYGYKHLIPTHQGRGAEHILSHLCIKPGQVVPGNMYFTTTKAHQELAGGTFADVIVDEAHDPDVMHPFKGNVDIDKLKALIARVGEKNIAYLSLETNVNMAGGQPCSMANIKETCALCHRHGIRVFLDATRAVENAYFIKMREAGCADRSLAEILREICDQTDGCTMSAKKDALVNIGGFLAVNDDELAEQARNMVVIYEGLHTYGGLAGRDMEAMAIGIEESVQLDHMHSRVGQVEYLGEKLINAGIPIMRPIGGHGIFLNAARMLSHIPREEFPSQALAAALYVDSGVRAMERGAVSAGRDHDTGENLYPSLELVRLTIPRRVYTQAHMDVTAESVIALYENREKVVGLRFTYEPKHLRFFQARFEPVRGKQVFTG from the coding sequence ATGTTACAGAAGCGTTCCTGGGCCGAGCCCTGGAAGGTCAAGATGGTCGAGCACCTGCGCATGACCACGCGCGAAGAGCGCGAGCGCGCAATTGCCGAAGCCGGTTTCAACACCTTCCTGCTCCCCAGCCAGTACGTCTACATCGACCTGCTGACGGACTCGGGCACCTCCGCCATGAGCGACACCCAGTGGGCCGGCCTGCTCAAGGGCGACGAAGCCTACGCGGGTTCCATGAATTTCTATCACCTCGAAGCGGCCGTGCGAAAGTTCTACGGCTACAAGCATCTCATTCCCACCCACCAGGGCCGCGGCGCCGAGCACATCCTCTCGCACCTGTGCATCAAGCCGGGTCAGGTGGTGCCGGGCAACATGTACTTCACCACCACCAAGGCGCACCAGGAGCTGGCGGGCGGCACGTTTGCCGACGTCATCGTCGACGAAGCCCACGATCCCGACGTGATGCATCCATTCAAGGGCAACGTGGACATCGACAAGCTCAAGGCGCTCATCGCGCGCGTGGGTGAGAAGAACATCGCCTATCTGTCGCTCGAGACCAACGTCAACATGGCCGGCGGGCAACCATGCAGCATGGCCAACATCAAGGAGACCTGCGCGCTGTGCCACCGGCACGGCATCCGCGTGTTCCTCGACGCCACCCGCGCGGTGGAGAACGCGTACTTCATCAAGATGCGCGAGGCGGGCTGCGCCGACCGTTCGCTGGCCGAGATCCTGCGCGAGATCTGCGACCAGACCGATGGCTGCACCATGTCCGCCAAGAAGGACGCGCTGGTGAACATCGGCGGCTTCCTGGCGGTGAACGACGACGAACTCGCCGAGCAGGCGCGCAACATGGTGGTCATCTACGAGGGCCTGCACACCTACGGCGGCCTGGCCGGACGCGACATGGAGGCCATGGCCATCGGCATCGAGGAGTCCGTGCAGCTCGACCACATGCACTCGCGCGTCGGCCAGGTGGAATACCTGGGCGAGAAGCTCATCAACGCCGGCATTCCCATCATGCGCCCCATCGGGGGGCACGGCATCTTTCTCAACGCCGCGCGCATGCTCTCCCATATTCCGCGCGAGGAGTTCCCCTCGCAGGCGCTGGCCGCGGCACTGTACGTGGACTCGGGCGTGCGCGCCATGGAGCGCGGCGCGGTGTCCGCCGGGCGCGACCACGACACGGGCGAGAACCTCTACCCCTCGCTGGAACTGGTGCGGCTCACCATTCCGCGCCGCGTGTACACGCAGGCGCACATGGACGTCACCGCGGAGTCGGTGATCGCGCTGTACGAAAACCGCGAAAAGGTGGTGGGGCTGCGCTTCACTTACGAACCGAAGCACCTGCGCTTCTTCCAGGCACGCTTCGAACCGGTGCGGGGCAAACAAGTCTTCACCGGTTGA
- a CDS encoding tryptophanase codes for MKTIIEPFRIKVVEPIRMTSREEREVVLRSADFNLFRLHADDVLIDLLTDSGTGAMSSLQWAGVMRGDESYAGARSWFVLEESVRALTGFEHILPTHQGRASERILFELVGGPGKVVPNNSHFDTTRANIEHSGARAVDLLVAEGRDPRSRAPFKGNMDVAALEGLIAEVGAGSIPLVMLTVTNNSGGGQPVSMENIRAVRAVCDRHDLPLFLDACRFAENAWFIKKREPGYGERPVAEIVREMFGLCDGATISAKKDGLVNIGGLLLVRNPELMRRADELLILTEGYLTYGGLAGRDLEAMAQGFREVVDEDYLHYRIRSTEYLGERLLRAGIQIVEPPGGHAVYIDAAAFAPHIAPAQFPGQALAVAMYREAGIRACEIGSVMFGKGGKPPMELVRLAIPRRVYTQSHIDYVIEALEMVFARRDRLRGMEIVEEPPSLRHFTARFREV; via the coding sequence ATGAAGACCATCATCGAGCCGTTTCGAATCAAGGTCGTCGAACCCATCCGCATGACCTCGCGCGAGGAGCGCGAGGTGGTGTTGCGATCGGCGGACTTCAACCTGTTCCGCCTCCACGCCGACGACGTGCTCATCGACCTTTTGACCGACAGCGGCACGGGTGCGATGAGCAGCCTGCAGTGGGCCGGGGTCATGCGTGGCGACGAGTCGTACGCGGGGGCCAGGAGCTGGTTCGTGCTGGAGGAATCGGTGCGCGCGCTCACCGGCTTCGAGCACATCCTCCCCACCCACCAGGGGCGCGCCAGCGAGCGCATCCTGTTCGAACTGGTGGGCGGGCCCGGCAAGGTGGTGCCCAACAACAGCCACTTCGACACCACGCGCGCCAACATCGAGCACTCGGGGGCGCGCGCGGTGGACCTGCTGGTGGCGGAGGGGCGCGACCCGCGTTCGCGCGCGCCCTTCAAGGGCAACATGGACGTGGCTGCGCTGGAGGGTCTCATCGCGGAGGTCGGCGCCGGGAGCATCCCGCTGGTGATGCTCACGGTCACCAACAACTCCGGCGGCGGCCAGCCGGTGAGCATGGAGAACATCCGGGCGGTGCGCGCGGTGTGCGACCGCCACGATCTGCCGCTGTTCCTCGACGCATGCCGTTTCGCCGAGAACGCGTGGTTCATCAAGAAGCGCGAGCCGGGCTACGGCGAGCGCCCGGTGGCGGAGATCGTGCGCGAGATGTTCGGCCTGTGCGACGGCGCCACCATCAGTGCCAAGAAGGACGGGCTGGTGAACATCGGCGGGCTCCTGCTGGTGCGCAATCCCGAGCTGATGCGGCGCGCGGACGAGCTGCTCATCCTCACCGAGGGCTATCTGACGTATGGCGGCCTCGCGGGCCGCGACCTGGAGGCGATGGCGCAGGGCTTCCGCGAGGTGGTGGACGAGGATTATCTCCACTACCGCATCCGCAGCACCGAGTACCTCGGTGAGCGGCTGCTGCGCGCGGGCATTCAGATTGTGGAACCGCCGGGCGGGCACGCCGTCTACATCGACGCCGCCGCCTTCGCGCCCCACATTGCGCCCGCGCAGTTCCCCGGCCAGGCGCTGGCGGTGGCCATGTACCGCGAAGCGGGCATCCGCGCGTGCGAGATCGGCAGCGTGATGTTCGGCAAGGGCGGAAAGCCGCCCATGGAACTGGTGCGCCTGGCCATCCCGCGCCGGGTGTACACGCAGAGCCATATCGACTACGTCATCGAGGCGCTGGAAATGGTGTTTGCCCGGCGCGACCGGCTTCGCGGCATGGAGATCGTGGAGGAACCGCCGTCGCTGCGGCACTTCACCGCGCGCTTCCGGGAAGTGTGA
- a CDS encoding DMT family transporter: protein MTVPGRPPSALRTLALTVFTLIAFASNSILCRLALAGYSIDPASFTSIRILSGAITLAVIVMLSRRGARSGGGWGSAFFLALYAVAFSFAYITLPAGTGALILFGCVQATMIVAALRAGERPGPLQWTGLAIALGGLVYLTAPGLAAPSPAGSVLMALAGIAWGVYTLRGRGSGDPLVATGRNFLRALPFAIAVSLATISRRDVSAHGATLAVASGAIASGIGYAVWYAALRGLSATRAATVQLSVPVIAALGGVLFLSETVSPRLAVSAVLILGGVGIALAERARVLR from the coding sequence GTGACGGTGCCCGGCCGCCCGCCTTCGGCACTGCGCACGCTGGCGCTCACCGTCTTCACCCTGATCGCGTTTGCGTCCAACTCGATCCTGTGCCGTCTTGCGCTCGCCGGCTACAGCATCGACCCGGCCAGCTTCACCAGCATCCGCATCCTCTCCGGCGCCATCACCCTGGCCGTCATCGTGATGCTCTCGCGCCGCGGCGCCCGCAGCGGCGGCGGCTGGGGGTCGGCGTTCTTCCTCGCGCTGTACGCGGTTGCCTTCTCGTTTGCGTACATCACCCTGCCCGCGGGAACCGGCGCCCTCATCCTGTTCGGGTGCGTGCAGGCGACGATGATCGTGGCCGCGCTGCGCGCCGGCGAGCGGCCCGGACCGCTGCAGTGGACCGGTCTCGCGATCGCGCTGGGCGGGCTGGTGTATCTCACCGCCCCCGGTCTCGCCGCGCCCTCGCCCGCGGGCTCGGTGCTGATGGCACTGGCCGGCATCGCGTGGGGCGTGTACACGCTGCGCGGGCGCGGCAGCGGTGACCCGCTGGTCGCCACGGGCCGCAACTTCCTGCGCGCGCTTCCCTTTGCCATCGCGGTGAGCCTGGCCACGATCTCACGCCGCGACGTCTCGGCGCACGGTGCGACACTGGCAGTGGCGTCGGGCGCGATCGCATCCGGAATCGGTTACGCGGTGTGGTATGCCGCGCTGCGCGGTCTGAGTGCCACGCGCGCGGCCACGGTGCAACTCTCGGTGCCGGTCATCGCGGCGCTGGGCGGGGTTCTGTTCCTGTCGGAAACGGTGTCGCCGCGGCTCGCCGTGTCGGCAGTTCTCATCCTGGGCGGCGTGGGCATCGCGCTCGCCGAGCGCGCCCGCGTGCTACGCTAA
- a CDS encoding aminotransferase class V-fold PLP-dependent enzyme, which translates to MQIDSRETRLLEDAINALAAGFENLPPAGERPDTARIHAALLEAAGRLHDNFPYHHPLYIGQMLKPPHPVARLAYVLAMCINPNNHALDGGRASSRMEKEAVAELARMLGWREHLGHLSAGGTMANFEALWIARELAPGKTVLASSQAHYTHPRLSAVLGVPFAAVQADARGRMKLDVLRGMLAEGGVGTVVATVGTTATGSVDPLREIIDLARNHGVRVHVDAAYAGYFTLADNLGEPARRAFDAMGDADSVVIDPHKHGLQPYGCGCVLFRDPSVGRFYKHDSPYTYFSSGDLHLGEISLECSRPGAAAVALWTTMRMLPLERGGEFARGLEAGREAALVMYRALCGDARFAPLFEPELDIVVWAVRAETSREASAAASALFKAAAGRDLHLALATMPRNMVEPAGAVKVWDTEEIVCLRACAMKPEHREWMPEILKRLGEAALA; encoded by the coding sequence ATGCAGATCGACTCACGCGAAACACGTCTTCTCGAGGACGCCATCAACGCCCTCGCGGCCGGGTTCGAGAACCTGCCGCCCGCCGGGGAGCGGCCCGATACGGCGCGCATCCATGCCGCCCTGCTGGAGGCGGCCGGGCGCCTGCATGATAACTTCCCCTACCACCACCCTCTATACATCGGACAGATGCTCAAACCGCCGCACCCGGTGGCGCGGTTGGCGTATGTGCTGGCGATGTGTATCAATCCCAACAACCACGCGCTGGATGGCGGCCGCGCCAGTTCGCGCATGGAAAAAGAAGCAGTCGCGGAACTCGCGCGCATGCTGGGGTGGCGCGAACACCTCGGCCACCTGAGCGCGGGCGGCACCATGGCCAACTTCGAGGCGCTGTGGATCGCGCGCGAGCTCGCGCCCGGGAAGACGGTGCTGGCGTCGTCGCAGGCTCACTACACGCATCCGCGCCTGTCGGCGGTGCTGGGAGTGCCGTTCGCCGCGGTGCAAGCGGACGCGCGCGGGCGCATGAAGCTGGATGTGCTGCGCGGCATGCTGGCGGAGGGTGGGGTGGGCACGGTGGTGGCCACGGTGGGGACTACCGCAACCGGTTCGGTGGACCCGCTGCGCGAGATCATCGATCTCGCTCGTAACCATGGCGTGCGCGTGCACGTCGACGCCGCCTACGCCGGTTACTTTACGCTGGCGGACAACCTGGGCGAACCGGCGCGGCGTGCCTTTGATGCCATGGGCGACGCCGACTCCGTGGTCATCGACCCGCACAAGCACGGGCTGCAGCCCTACGGCTGCGGGTGCGTGCTGTTCCGCGATCCGTCGGTGGGCCGCTTCTACAAACACGACTCGCCCTACACCTACTTCTCCTCGGGCGATCTGCACCTGGGGGAGATATCGCTGGAGTGTTCGCGTCCGGGTGCGGCGGCGGTGGCATTGTGGACCACCATGCGCATGTTGCCGCTGGAGCGCGGCGGTGAGTTCGCGCGCGGGCTGGAGGCGGGACGCGAGGCGGCGCTCGTCATGTACCGTGCGCTGTGCGGAGACGCGCGCTTTGCGCCGCTGTTCGAACCGGAACTCGACATCGTGGTGTGGGCGGTGCGCGCCGAGACGTCGCGCGAGGCCTCCGCGGCGGCGAGCGCGCTGTTCAAGGCCGCGGCCGGCCGCGATCTTCACCTGGCGCTGGCGACCATGCCGAGAAACATGGTGGAACCAGCCGGAGCGGTGAAGGTGTGGGACACGGAGGAGATCGTGTGCCTGCGCGCCTGCGCCATGAAACCCGAGCACCGCGAATGGATGCCCGAGATACTCAAACGACTCGGGGAAGCCGCCTTAGCGTAG
- a CDS encoding phosphatidylglycerophosphatase A: MRHLNMLFASFLYTGFFPFAPATFATAVFLALYWLVPGGHWMAHWAVLIVTAVLSVPASTAMEARYGKDPHCVVIDEVVGIQLALVGSAPSLYGVVAAFVLFRIFDVWKPFPIYRLQSLPGGWGIVVDDALAGVYTRVVLMVAAGFTPALGTFL, encoded by the coding sequence ATGCGGCACCTCAACATGCTCTTCGCCAGTTTTCTGTACACGGGTTTCTTTCCCTTCGCGCCGGCCACCTTTGCAACCGCGGTATTCCTGGCCCTGTACTGGCTCGTCCCCGGCGGGCACTGGATGGCCCACTGGGCGGTGCTGATCGTCACCGCGGTGCTCTCCGTGCCGGCGTCGACCGCCATGGAGGCCCGTTACGGCAAGGACCCGCACTGCGTGGTCATCGACGAGGTGGTGGGGATCCAGCTGGCACTGGTGGGCAGCGCCCCCAGCCTGTACGGGGTGGTGGCGGCCTTCGTGCTCTTCCGCATCTTCGACGTGTGGAAGCCGTTTCCCATCTACCGCCTGCAGTCCCTCCCGGGAGGGTGGGGCATCGTGGTGGACGACGCGCTCGCCGGCGTCTATACGCGCGTTGTGCTGATGGTGGCCGCCGGCTTCACGCCGGCGCTCGGGACCTTCCTCTAG
- a CDS encoding CinA family nicotinamide mononucleotide deamidase-related protein, translating into MRNDVEVILVGDELLRGERSDAHLVFLSRATRRIGARVRRAHVVGDDVASIAALVAERLPLTRALVLTGGLGPTDDDVTREGVAEAIGLPLEFSEDAWQSIVHFMESRGREASDTNRRQAYFPRGAAVLPNSVGTAAGFRVDVSDCAVFVLPGPPMELRPMVDAHVLPAMDSIFGRPPVRVEMFRTNGITESQLFELLAPDTTRLEHHTVSWLPTLGGVDVVLTQRTGAEPARLDAECEHIHGRLSELIGNRYYERGDRPISRVTGELLAARGETVAVAESLTGGSIARYFTDHAGSSAHFLAGAVTYSNQSKTDLLGVRAETIDAFGAVSEETCTEMAHGIRRRAKATWGIATTGIAGPAGGTPHKPVGLTFIGVAWEGGVQVKRMILPGDRATVRTRASHTAIWLLYDQLRRRG; encoded by the coding sequence ATGCGCAACGACGTTGAAGTGATCCTGGTGGGCGACGAACTGCTGCGCGGCGAGCGCAGCGACGCGCACCTGGTCTTTCTGTCCCGCGCCACGCGGCGCATCGGCGCGCGGGTGAGGCGTGCCCACGTGGTCGGCGACGACGTGGCGTCGATCGCGGCGCTGGTGGCCGAACGCCTGCCGCTCACGCGCGCGCTGGTGCTCACCGGCGGGCTCGGTCCCACCGACGACGACGTGACGCGCGAGGGTGTGGCGGAGGCCATCGGACTCCCGCTCGAGTTCTCCGAGGACGCGTGGCAGTCGATCGTACACTTCATGGAATCGCGGGGCCGCGAGGCAAGCGACACCAACCGCCGCCAGGCGTACTTCCCCCGCGGGGCGGCGGTGCTGCCCAACAGCGTGGGGACGGCGGCCGGATTCCGGGTGGATGTGTCCGACTGCGCGGTCTTCGTGCTGCCCGGCCCGCCCATGGAGCTGCGGCCCATGGTGGACGCGCACGTGCTGCCGGCCATGGACAGCATTTTCGGGCGGCCGCCGGTGCGCGTGGAGATGTTCCGCACCAACGGCATCACCGAGTCGCAGTTGTTCGAGTTGCTCGCGCCCGACACCACGCGCCTCGAACACCACACCGTGTCGTGGCTGCCCACGCTGGGTGGCGTGGACGTGGTGCTCACCCAGCGCACCGGTGCCGAGCCCGCGCGCCTCGATGCCGAGTGCGAGCACATCCACGGGCGACTGTCGGAGCTCATCGGCAACCGCTACTACGAACGCGGCGACCGTCCCATCTCCAGGGTGACCGGCGAACTGCTCGCCGCGCGCGGCGAAACAGTGGCGGTGGCGGAGTCGCTCACCGGCGGGAGCATCGCGCGCTATTTCACCGATCACGCCGGGTCCAGCGCGCATTTTCTGGCCGGCGCGGTGACGTATTCCAACCAGAGCAAGACGGACCTGCTGGGGGTGCGCGCCGAAACCATCGACGCGTTCGGCGCGGTGAGCGAGGAGACCTGCACCGAGATGGCGCACGGCATCCGCCGCCGCGCGAAGGCCACCTGGGGGATCGCCACCACCGGCATCGCCGGGCCCGCGGGCGGAACCCCGCACAAGCCGGTGGGACTCACCTTCATCGGCGTGGCCTGGGAAGGCGGGGTGCAGGTGAAACGCATGATCCTCCCCGGCGACCGCGCCACGGTACGTACCCGCGCGTCACACACTGCCATCTGGCTCCTCTACGATCAACTGCGGCGGCGCGGGTGA
- the thpR gene encoding RNA 2',3'-cyclic phosphodiesterase: protein MRLFVAIHLSDAVLRVIRDAITGFPVTAPPWRWTGPATWHITLKFLGETARDDVDAVLGALGDVAPRHVPFDLALGDFGGFPNLRAPRVLFFAAAAGVAPCTALADDVDVALFEALGVARETRRFHAHTTVARVKDRLPGGVAAKLALVPALTDAVTRVDGFALVESRLSRTGAEYSTVKEFAFSGGG, encoded by the coding sequence GTGCGCCTCTTCGTTGCCATTCATCTGAGCGACGCGGTGCTGCGCGTCATCCGCGACGCCATCACCGGCTTCCCGGTGACGGCCCCGCCCTGGCGCTGGACCGGCCCCGCCACCTGGCACATCACGCTGAAGTTCCTGGGCGAGACCGCGCGCGACGATGTCGATGCGGTGCTGGGCGCGCTTGGCGACGTGGCGCCGCGCCACGTCCCCTTCGACCTGGCGCTCGGCGACTTCGGCGGATTCCCCAACCTGCGCGCGCCGCGCGTGCTCTTCTTCGCTGCGGCGGCCGGCGTGGCGCCGTGCACCGCGCTGGCAGACGACGTGGATGTGGCACTGTTCGAGGCGCTGGGTGTGGCGCGGGAGACACGCCGCTTCCACGCGCACACCACCGTGGCGCGCGTCAAGGACCGGCTTCCGGGCGGGGTCGCGGCAAAACTGGCGCTGGTTCCGGCGTTGACGGATGCCGTCACCCGCGTGGACGGTTTCGCGCTGGTCGAGAGCCGTTTGTCGCGTACCGGCGCGGAATACTCGACGGTCAAAGAGTTTGCCTTCTCCGGGGGCGGGTGA